TTGACCGGGGGTACGTAGGCGAAACCGATTTTGAAAGCTCTGTCGATCTCTCTGATGATGGGGGCGTAGGTGATGGCCCTGCCTCTTAACGAGGGCTCCGATGCGCTGAGGATGGTGCCGTTTCGGTCGATGACGAGGTAACCGGTGGCTCCGACGATTCTGGATTTGAGCCCCAGCAGGATAGGGATAGGATCGACATGGGTAACGTCGAATTCACCTTTTTCCCAAAAAGGAGCCAGAAGAGCGCTCCGGTTGACCACATGGTTGAGGTGGTAGTGCTGGGAAAAAAACCACTCCCGCAGGGCGCTATGGGTGACATTAAGAACGGTCTGAAGCGATTCGGCCATCTCCTGTTGCCGGTCGCTTTTGGCGGTATGGAGTGCCACGGCTGTAGCCACCAAGGCGGCGGTGAAGACCATAAGGGCGGCAACAAGCAGAGGGATGCCCAACACGGAAGCCCCCCTCTGTCGATACTGGTACCATCCTCCCAGGCTCAATACCAGGACCAATCCCAGTACGATGAAGAGCAGGTCCAGAGGGAATACCTTCCAAAGAGTGAAATTTTGCTCGCCGCTCCTCTTTGCTTCATAAGCCCGGGGTCGTGTCCATTTTTCATAAATGGTTCGTAGTTGACTCTTGGGAATGGCCGCCAGGGCCTTTTCCAGAACCGAACGGATGAGGGGGCGCACATTCGACTGAAAACCGATGTGCAGATCGATGGAAAAAGGGAGCCTGGCGGCGAGGGCAAGATCTCCGTAGCCCTCTTTGTGGATGAAGTAGTCGGCGGTGGCGCTGTTGATGGCGAATAGGTCGATTTTGCCGCTTCTTAGCTGGTCAAGGCCGTCTCTGACCGTGGAAAACTCTACAAGGCGGATGCGGGGGTGGGTACGTTTCAAATACTCTTCCACGGCATACCCTCTCACGACACCTACGCTCCGACTCTCAAGGGCCTTGGCAAGATTTTTAGGCAGGGAAGGGCGGTCGAAACGGCGCAGCAGCACAGTTGGCAGGGAGAAGAGGGAGTGATGGCTGAAATCCATGAAAGCGTTGCGGGCGGGGGTTTGGGTTACCGCGCTGATGAGCTGGGCTTCACGTTTTCGAAAAAGATCCATCGATTCGGCCCAATTTTGGGTCGGTATCGGGTCGAAGCGGATCCCTGTCATTTGGGCGAGGAGTCCGTAAACGTCAGCTACCATGCCTGTGTAACGTCCCAATTCATCCCGCCACTCGAATGGGGGCCAGTCGGGGTCGTAAACGAACCGCAATGTGGGATGGGTCTGCAGCCATGCCTTCTCTTCAGGCGTGAAGAGAGGTCTGGGAGGCGTGTCGCCGCTATGCAAAGGGGAGGATACGAGAGTCCATAGAAAAAGCGATAGAAAAAAGCTTTTCATGACCACCGGGCGCCCCGAGGCCTATCCGCTGCGAGCGGACATGGCAG
This genomic interval from Hydrogenimonas urashimensis contains the following:
- a CDS encoding transporter substrate-binding domain-containing protein, encoding MKSFFLSLFLWTLVSSPLHSGDTPPRPLFTPEEKAWLQTHPTLRFVYDPDWPPFEWRDELGRYTGMVADVYGLLAQMTGIRFDPIPTQNWAESMDLFRKREAQLISAVTQTPARNAFMDFSHHSLFSLPTVLLRRFDRPSLPKNLAKALESRSVGVVRGYAVEEYLKRTHPRIRLVEFSTVRDGLDQLRSGKIDLFAINSATADYFIHKEGYGDLALAARLPFSIDLHIGFQSNVRPLIRSVLEKALAAIPKSQLRTIYEKWTRPRAYEAKRSGEQNFTLWKVFPLDLLFIVLGLVLVLSLGGWYQYRQRGASVLGIPLLVAALMVFTAALVATAVALHTAKSDRQQEMAESLQTVLNVTHSALREWFFSQHYHLNHVVNRSALLAPFWEKGEFDVTHVDPIPILLGLKSRIVGATGYLVIDRNGTILSASEPSLRGRAITYAPIIREIDRAFKIGFAYVPPVKVEKDRLGHLRHYYIFNVIAHPATHEPVALFAMRLDPLPIFNIVRQGRIGKTGETYLMNTQLQMISRSRFERDLKEAGLLPVNEISFLNIRLLHERQPTLAARDALRNAKGFNVEGYPDYRGIPVLGAWMWDDLLNLAIIVEIDRSEAMASYQRLKTTIFAIVLGIVLLSLALVLFFLFYARSTQKAIHRQRGEIEERIEAFDTLSATIDQTVQERLSAYHDTRPKE